In Desulfopila inferna, the DNA window TACATTATAAGTGTCGGGGCCTGATTCTGTTATCTCCCTGCTTTCAAAGCGGATAATGGGAAACTTCGATTCATCGAAAAAATCGGCAGAGAGCAGATGCCGATCCCGTTTGCTTTGGTGGGTGGTGATGCTGTCAACTTCTATTTCAAAGATAAATTTGCTTTCAGCAAGATTTGCCGGGTCAAACCTTACGGTCCCTGTGTAATTTTCAAACCGGCCCCGTACCTTGGAAAAGATATGTTCGACACTGAAGTAGAAGTTGGAGTGGTCTTTGTCCAGCTGCCAGACGGGAACTTCTGCGAAACTGCTTTGGACCCCTAAGAAAAGAGTCAGCAGCAGAGAATACAAAAACGACCGTTTCATATTTTACCTCTGGTTCTCTGGAATATGTGAATGGGTTATCCGAGTATTGTCGTTAAGGTGGCCTTTATATTCGATGACTCGTAAAAAGCTGGATCTGCACTGTGTATATAAAGCTTTTCTCGAAGTCTGCACTTATCGCAGATTCCATCTCGGCCAACTTGACGACTTTTTACTGGATTTAACCTAGTTGGAGATGCTGTTTTCCATAACAGTAAGACATGTTAGAGGAAGAACAAGATCGAAGGAGGTTGCTGGTAGGTTCATTGCCACCCTACAAAGAAAATCGTTCCCGGAAAATGTTCTTTCCCATGAAACCGAGTTTCTGCAGATTCTTTCCGGTTTCCACCATCATCTGTTCCGGCCCGCAGATATAAAAATGGCTGGTCCGAGGAAAAGAAGGCAGAAGATTGCCGAGAAGTTTGCAGCTGATCCTTCTCCCTTTTTTCTCTCGCGAAAACAGCAGATGGACCTCAAGTGAGGAAAGCTCATTTTTCAGATTTCTCAGTTCATCATGCAAAAAAAACTCATTTTTCCGACGAAGGCTCCAGAGAAGCATAAGCCTGGGCTGCTTTTCCTCGGTGGAAAGCTGCCGCAGCATACTGATCATGGGCGTTATCCCTATACCTGCGGCAATGAGAACCATATGAGAAGCTACTGGTCGGGCCTTATAGCTGAAAAGACCGAAGGGACCCTCAATGGCTGCCTTGAAAACGGCTCCGGCATCAAGTTTCGAGGTCCAGTCGCCACATTTTTTTATCATAAACTGCAGGGTCTCGTTTTTGTCAGGTGAGGATGCAATGGTAAAGGGATGGGGTTCAGTGCTGACGGTGTGGCCGATTAATCGCAGGAAGACGAATTGACCGGGAGCAAAAGAGAAGGAAGTCGGTGCCTTTATCTCCAGGGATATTACCTTGTCGCTTATCGGCGAGATATTGCTGATATTGAAATATCTTAAAGCATCCCTGATGGTTCTGAATGTATGTGTAATCACACAGAGGAGAACAATTCCGGCAACAAGGAAAAACGAGTGGCGTGGCACATCCTGCCCGAACGAGTCACTGACGGTGAGAACATGAACGCCCATACCGATTAGCAGTAGATATCCCATAGGGCGATGCACTATTCTCCAGAGATGGTAGGGGATGAATCCTTTTTTCAGGGATGCGGTGAAAATTACGATGACGAGCAAAAGCAAGGTAGTTGCGCCAACCATTTCAGGCCAGAACTTCCAGCCAATGGGGAGATTATCTATGCCTTCGGGAATCAGGACTAGAAAAGGGTGGAGCAAGGCCAGGCCGGCCAACGCAAATCCATTGAGCTGATGGAAAAAATAGACCTTATCAAGGCCGAAGGTTCGATCGAAAAGGATGAGGCGTGAAGCCAGGAGAATCTGTAAAAAAACCAGCACGGCA includes these proteins:
- a CDS encoding ferredoxin reductase family protein encodes the protein MHLRPLYPPGKRKALKLILVLILLLLLAGAVTIPFLWESSSLWYKFGGDKRLLQTGKIAGLFAAVLVFLQILLASRLILFDRTFGLDKVYFFHQLNGFALAGLALLHPFLVLIPEGIDNLPIGWKFWPEMVGATTLLLLVIVIFTASLKKGFIPYHLWRIVHRPMGYLLLIGMGVHVLTVSDSFGQDVPRHSFFLVAGIVLLCVITHTFRTIRDALRYFNISNISPISDKVISLEIKAPTSFSFAPGQFVFLRLIGHTVSTEPHPFTIASSPDKNETLQFMIKKCGDWTSKLDAGAVFKAAIEGPFGLFSYKARPVASHMVLIAAGIGITPMISMLRQLSTEEKQPRLMLLWSLRRKNEFFLHDELRNLKNELSSLEVHLLFSREKKGRRISCKLLGNLLPSFPRTSHFYICGPEQMMVETGKNLQKLGFMGKNIFRERFSL
- a CDS encoding YceI family protein, whose protein sequence is MKRSFLYSLLLTLFLGVQSSFAEVPVWQLDKDHSNFYFSVEHIFSKVRGRFENYTGTVRFDPANLAESKFIFEIEVDSITTHQSKRDRHLLSADFFDESKFPIIRFESREITESGPDTYNVAGTFTIKGKEYDLDLPLRLAGIKEHPMMEGTRVAGFNGRVTIDRLAHGVGTGKFLEAGVLGRDVDIFVSLEVLDKQ